The genomic window atagagcACAGAAGTCAAAATTGGAAAGGCTCTCAGAACCTAGTCATGAagtcctttcctctcatttttcaagctcagaagggtgacttgcccaagctggATGGATGTCCAGGCCTCCAGGGGCCAGTTCTCCTCACTCCCAGTGATCTATTATTTCTACTACCTCACGTAAAGTCTGCCTATTTTGATCAGGTGTCTCCTTACAGACTAGAAAacagagacttgctcaaggtcacatggtaaAAAGCTGTCAGAGGTGGGATCAAAATCCAGTCCTCTCCTGATACCACATCTAGTGCCCCTGCTCAGCAGCACAGCTACATCCTACATGAAGTTACTGCCCTTTGCCATGTCCTAGTGACTAACCTGGTACTAAGAGTGTGGTATGGTAGAAAATGTGTGAGAGTTGGAATCAGAGggcttgtgttcaaatcctacatctAGGAAGAGAGCACAAAGAAGTATAGATCagcaggacaactttgaaagctaGAGGTTAAACTCGTTACACATTCAAAAAGCAGAGCCAGCTGTGTATGACAGAGATCTGCAGTTTCACACTcaatcttccttttctgtgtatGGAAATGCCTActgttaatttgtttttaagaataaaagcattttttaaaaattcctcttctgctacttactacccaAGTAGGGGTATAGGGCCATCTAATTCTCTTGGCCTAAGCTCCTAGTTggtaaaattaagaggttggtCTATATGACCTTGAaggttcctctcagctctaaatgTACAATCCTTTTGGGAGATTTTTGGAGCATCTCCCAGCATAGGCATTGGTGTTCTCATGCTGCCCCTGGATCCTCCTAGGAGGCTTTACAAAAGGGTGAAAAGAGCTATACAGACtgagagtcaggatttaaatgcCCAGATCTGTCATGTCACTTTAATTTgctaagtctcagtttctgtGAAATGGGTACACTAATATCTGTACTATCTCATAAAGTTGTGAAGCTAACCCATTGTATGTAAAACACAACATAAAGGTAACAGGAAGTTGATACTATTACCTGattaataactcatatttctatatACTAATATTGACTAGTAAAAACTCATATTCCTACATGCTTTCTAGTTTATAAAACATTCTCCTCACAACCCTGTATTTAGGGGAAGAAGACAAAGACATTTTTAGAGTGTTTTAAGTTGCAGAGTGgtttatacacattatctcatttgcaaTTATGAAGTTAGGGTCAgtatcattatacccattttacagagaagggaagtgatttgcccatggtggTCATGCTAACAGGCTTCAGAGCCAGAATTCAGACCcaagtttcctgactcccagtcacTTAGtacattctcttcttccctttctctctaatCCTTACAAAGAAGACTAAGGAACTGACTGGGTTTTCTCTCTCCCAAGGAATGGTTTATTTATCCAGAGAAATGCCTAGTATGATTTCAGAATGGCTGATGCTGAGGAGAGATTTCCAGATGGGAGGAAACCCCAGGAGTGCCTCTGCAACCATGACAGATAAGGATTACCTACTCTGCCTGTACATAAAACTGGATTCAGTCACCACTACTGGGATGGGTCCCGAGGATCCCTTGAGGCTGGGAGTAGCTAAGGGAAGGCCTAGTTTCATATACTTACTTGGTCCAAATCCAAAAGAAAAGGCACTCACAAATGCCATCATGCAGAGTAAGGCGATCCAGTTTAAGACCCTGTGTTCACTGGTCGAGGTGTCAGTAACCAGGTTACTAGTGCTATATACCAGTGTGTCATGAATTGATGAAAGAGTTTCCTGAACACCTGAGGAATTAGCAACTGTCCCTTTGGCTTTGGGACCAGATGTGTCCATCTTTAGGGAAGTCAATCTTGTGTTGGCAATGCCTGAACTCCCCTGGTTCCTGCTGGCCCCTGGAAGAGGAGGTGGGCTAGGGTCTACCTGGAAGGCAGGAAGCCTGGGGGCAGAGGTTGTGTTGAGTGTCCCAGAAGGAATGTGGCAGCCCTGGCTGGAGTCCATCGACACAGTAAAGCCAACTAGCCCAATGCCACTGATGGAGATGGCCATAATGGTACAGCCAGTCATCAGCAGCACCCTCCTCCCAGCACGGTCTACCAGTCCCATGGCCACCAATGTGGCAACCACTTTCACCCCTCCAAGGCCCACAGAAGCCAGGGTGGCTGAAGACCCGCCTCGAAAACCCACAGAGTGGAATATGGTAGACGCATAGCAGAGCACATTGGGTTGGCCGGTGAGCTGCTGGAAGAGCACCAGGCCCAGGCCCACAGCTGTCCGGCCCCGCATATTAGCCTTGGCCCTAAATAGGCTGAAGAAAGAGTACTGCTTCTTTCTGCTGGAACTggctgtggcttctgctgcttcctCAAGGCCTTGAAGGGGAATGAGGCCCTTATGGGTCTCTGATTCAGACTCACACTGTGGAACTAGGCTCGGTGGGAGGAACAGGAGGCTGAAGGACTGCATGAGGGCTGGGGCAGCTGCCCAGCCAAACATGTGCCGCCAGCCCTGCACTGTGTCAGCAAGCACATAGTTGAGAGCATAGGAGAGCAGGATGCCCACAGTGATGCCCATTTCATACAGGGACACCAGCACACCCCGATGCCGAGGTCCCACCAGTTCTGAGACGTAGATGCAGCAGGCCATGGAGGACAGAGAGATGGCAAAACCCGCTGTGCATCGGCCGATAGCCAGCCATGGCAGGGAATCTGCCAGGCTCAGGCTTAGGCTGCCTGCAAGCAACATAAGGTTGCTAAATAAGATGGCTTTCTTCCTCCCATACCGGTCGATGAGGAACCCTCCACCTAAGGAGGCTAGGAGAGCCCCGAGGAGCAGGGTCCCCACCAGGATCTCCTGCTCAAAGCAGCTGAGTCCAAAGTCTAATTGCAACTGCAGCAATGCCCCGGAGATGATGGCCAGCTCATAGCCAAAAGTCAGTCCTCCCAGCAAGGAGACAGAGGCACACAGCAGAAGGACAGGCAAGTGTAGTCctgaaaggcaaagaagaaaatgatggtTTTCTAGAGCTGCCCCCGCCTGTCCTGGCCAGGCAAGGGAGGCAGTATTTGTGAGTCCTCTGATAGTATGGGATGGGGGTTTCCGCATACCAGAACTTCTTGGTTAACTGAATTAAATAATGTAATTGCTTCTGCTTGAAGTTTGTTGAGAATCTTGCTAAAATGAGTCTTTTCCTGCCTCAGTAAATAGAGTATGTTTAACATAACTGAACCTGTCTTCCATACGAAGGGATCTCCTACAACTCTGAGGTGATCATTCTCTTAATCAGTGTTCATTGTCCAAAGCTATAGACACAAGATATGAATACCATGGATGAAATCATTGAGCCTAACTCACAACTTctatagttaaggaaactaaggcctggaaaggagaaaagactttCTTAGTCACATAGTGAGGAAATGGGCAAGTTAGAATCATGGGCTGAGTTCAGATCATTCCTTGGgacctaggtggcatagtgatAGACTTGGACCTCCAAAAAATGGGGATCATATTTTGTTCTAGCTAGACAGTTAGGAGGTGCAATGACTGGAActcaggacctggagtcaggaacacctgagttcaaatttgaccttagatacttactagctatgtgctggtcaggtcacttaacttccatttgcttcagtttccccatctgtaaagtggggataataacagcaccttcctcaTGAGCTTATTGGATCAAATCCAAATTAAAtcagataatatatatataaaatacaaacctTAGAGAGCTATATGAATTCTACGTATAAACATTGCTATTATTTTGATAAATCAttggtgtttttttaaataaaggcatATATTTTCtcgtcattttcctctttttcagagTGTTACCTACTTTCTAATCCCAGGGATCCAAAGGTTCTGATTAATCAAGGTTTTACTATATGATTGAATTCCCTGGTCCTTCTTTCCTCACTTACtgagattattgcaacagcctcttAAAAGGTTTCTCTGTATCCACCTCCTCCAAACTATCTCACCCATACAAGCCACCAAAATGATCTGAACTTCCCTGCTCATAAACCTTTAATGACTCCTCCAACTGTgactgtctctccctctctcagggttaagtgacttgtctaccgTCACATAGTCAATAAGTatatgaggtgagatttgaactcaggtcctcttgactccagggttgatactctatgcactgtgccacctagctgccccaacatttTTTACTCTTATTTCATACAACTCCCTTTTCCGACATCTGCATTCCAGTCAGACTGAACTGCTAGCTGCTTTCCAAATTCATTTCACTAGCTTTCACTTCAGTGCATTTATACAAGAAATTTCTTGTCTGAAATAcactccttccccatccctgcctcTCAAAATTATGATCTCCCTTCAAGGCTCTACTCACGCGCCTCTTCCATGAAAGCTGGGCAATTTCccctttattaatatttatttgtttacatattgtaATCACCTTCACCAACCCACCCCCAATAGACTATAAGTTCCTAGAGGAAAAGGGCTATgtcatttatgtctttgtatgcCTAGCATCCAGCCCAGTGCCTTGTACCTCATAGGCATTTGGTAAAtagttgttgaattgaactgaattctagCTCTAACACTTCATATCCAAATATAGCTCTaatatattctatgttctaagtccCATAGTTCATACAGAATaagctcatattctaattctCCTTTAGTTCTTGCAGTCTATATTTTAAATTCCTAGCTCCAGCATTCCATATTCTAAGGTTCCTCCATTTCTGGCATTCTGTAATCTAAGATCCTATCTGGCTCTGACATTCCAGGTTCTAAGATATTTCCAGGTCTGGCACTGAATGCTATATGCTCCCATTCTCACATTCTATATTTTCAAGTCCCCTCCAACTTTgacattttcatattctttttccaGATCATGAATGGTCACAGTGAAAGCACAAAGTATGCAACTTCCTGGCTCCTCACAGggccaaagggaaagaaaagtcaaCAGAATGTTGACAGTCAATAAAGTCCAACCCAGAAAACCCTACAGCGAGGCCCTCTAATCTCCACCAGACCTTTCTTGCTCACTGCTGGTGGCCCAGAAGCCTGAAACCCAAACTGTACACAAGCAATCTCCTCACGGAttttgaaaaactagaaaaatgttattcaaataAGGTGAACCTTAGTATGTATCCTTGCCTGACTGGGCCCGATCCAGAGAAAGTGTTCCTGCAATATGCTAATAGACTAATGGATATGCTAATatgctaataaaataaaacaattgtgATAGACATCTTTGGAAGAAGTACTCGGCTAGAGGCAAAAATGGCATGGGGGGGACAGAGGTTATGTTTAAGTGCAgaggtggagagaaaagaaaactggagaaaCTGGGAATATTCTCCAGACTAGAGGACCTGGGGCTGGGGGTGAcgcaggagcaggaggaggagaagcacaTTAGATATCCAGAGCCAGAATAGTTAGAAACTGGGGCAAGGGCATTGGTCTTgtggtcagaagacctggctctACAATATAATTAAAAGGTCCAGAAAAGAGGGATTAGTTTAGGCAGTATTTCTTGGAAGGGCAGAAAAGGAGTGAGGTATCACAGAGTTCTAGAAATCtctgggatggggaacctgcagactAAAGTGGACTTGTGCCTGAGTGATGTGGTAAGGCCTGCACAAACCAGACAGAAGGAACGTTCTTTCCTTTGGGTCTGATGGTATGGAGGGAGAGATGTGTTCATTAAAACTGAGAGGAAGGTAGGAATCAGAAGGTGAGGAGATGACCAAAAAACAGGCATACCCACTTGTTATACCTACTCAAACAGATTCAGCTGAACAGCTAGCTATTAATTGTTTGTTTGAATAATAATGTGTACTCCAAGTTTTTCTTTCAATGTACAGAAGTAGTTTTGCACATTGTAAAACTCACTGGGCATGCACTGTGTGCAGACACCATTGTAATAGAAAGAGCCAGCATTTATTAATACTTTGTATATCACGCAGATATagcatgcaaagtgctttacaaatatgatctcatctgatcctcacaacaactctgtgggaTAGGTGCAAATATCCAAATTTTTTATATGAtaaaactgagcctgagagaggtGAGGtaagttgctcagggtcacagtaAGTACCTCAGACAGGATTCACACTTAGGTCTCCTTGACTCAAGTCTGGGGCTCTAGACATATAACCACTCTTCTTCAGAGAAAGGAAGCAGGACTGAAGGAGTAAAGACTGACACTGGAAGGGCTCCTTACCTGTTGAGTAGCAGCAATGGAAAGTTACTGGCTGTGAATAGACCACGGGCAGCCTTCTCTTTGGATGGTTCAGCGCCAGACTGACCACAATGGCCACTCCAAAACCCagtctctgattccaaatccaggcttctgctacttattacctatgtgacctcaggcaagtgaATTCACTTCTCTGAATCTTCATTtactctttaaaatgagagaagcTAGGTGTAGCACCCAACTTTTTAATCTCACCTCCTGGGAGAATGTGGCCAGTAGATCTTTTGAGCttgagttctgagctgcagtttAGCTGCAATAGAACTAAAGCTGATTTGGTATCTGCATTAAATCTGGTATGGATAGAGTGAGCCCTCAAGAATGGGGGGATGAACCAACAGGCTATCTTAAGAAGGGTCAAAGTGACCCAGCTCAGAACCAGAGCAAGTCAAAGCTCCATGGGTCCAGGAGTGGCAGCTCTGCTTCCAGCTTGGGAAGGAGATCCagtctctcaaaaaaaaaagaaaaaagaaaaaaaggttcctAAAGAGGTATAAGGAaaagaaccctggacttggaggcagaagagacatgggttcaaatattgATTCTAAGTTGTATTA from Notamacropus eugenii isolate mMacEug1 chromosome 1, mMacEug1.pri_v2, whole genome shotgun sequence includes these protein-coding regions:
- the SLC2A10 gene encoding solute carrier family 2, facilitated glucose transporter member 10, with the translated sequence MVRDAESRAPRLSSVRPRDWGWLGRGGPGYIAPSLSPSSPSSSGAGAGAGAGRRGAGAAGDRAGRRSAESLRSGGGAAPRDALCSLCCPRPGRVSRHCRTRLAMGLHLPVLLLCASVSLLGGLTFGYELAIISGALLQLQLDFGLSCFEQEILVGTLLLGALLASLGGGFLIDRYGRKKAILFSNLMLLAGSLSLSLADSLPWLAIGRCTAGFAISLSSMACCIYVSELVGPRHRGVLVSLYEMGITVGILLSYALNYVLADTVQGWRHMFGWAAAPALMQSFSLLFLPPSLVPQCESESETHKGLIPLQGLEEAAEATASSSRKKQYSFFSLFRAKANMRGRTAVGLGLVLFQQLTGQPNVLCYASTIFHSVGFRGGSSATLASVGLGGVKVVATLVAMGLVDRAGRRVLLMTGCTIMAISISGIGLVGFTVSMDSSQGCHIPSGTLNTTSAPRLPAFQVDPSPPPLPGASRNQGSSGIANTRLTSLKMDTSGPKAKGTVANSSGVQETLSSIHDTLVYSTSNLVTDTSTSEHRVLNWIALLCMMAFVSAFSFGFGPITWLVLSEIYPAEIRGRAFAFCNSFNWAANLLISLSFLDLIGAIGLSWTFLLYGLMAVIGLVFIYLFVPETKGQSLAEIDQQFQRRRFSPGKLISGLLGQGPSSAWAQYSLVNTSTAS